The window GTAATATACTTTTCCGTATCCACCGGTAGCCAATACAACTGCGTTAGCTGCATAGCGCTCTATTTTTCCGGTAAGCAGATCGCGGGTAATGATACCTCTGGCTTTGCCATCTACCACCACCAACTCGAGCATCTCGTGGCGGGTATAGGTTTTTACTTTGCCCAAATGTTCCTGGCGCATAAGTGCCTGGTAAGCACCTAGCAGCAATTGCTGTCCCGTTTGCCCGCGGGCATAAAATGTACGCGAAACCTGTACACCTCCAAACGATCTGTTGTTGAGGTAACCACCGTACTCGCGGGCAAAAGGTACGCCTTGCGAAACGGCCTGGTCAATCAGTGCGGCAGAGCATTCGGCTAGCCGATATACATTGGCCTCCCGCGAGCGGAAATCGCCACCCTTTATCGTATCGTAAAACATTCGGTATACGCTATCTCCGTCGTTTTTGTAATTTTTAGCGGCATTTATCCCTCCCTGTGCAGCAACCGAATGGGCCCGTCTTGCAGTATCCTGAAAACAGAACGACTTCACATTGTAGCCTTGTTCGGCCAGTGAAGCTGCACAAGAGGCTCCTGCAAGCCCTGTGCCCACCACAATAATATCAAGTTTCTTCCGGTTGGCCGGATTAACCAGTTTAGCGTGCTGTTTATAATTGTTCCACTTATCAGCAAGCGGTCCTAGCGGAATTTTTGCATCTAATCTCATAATTGGCTATTTAAATAAACGTAAACAGGCATGGCCATAAAACCAAGGGTAATGGTTGCTGTATACACCCAGCCCAGTACTTTTATCCATCTTACATATTTTGGATGAAATATACCTATGGTACGTGCAGCACTAAAAAAGCCATGTAAAAGATGAAAACCCAGCGCAATTAAAGCTATTTCGTAAACCAATACATACCAGAGCTCACTATAAGCTTTGGTTACTATAGTGTACAGGTCTTTATTGCCTTTAGCATCAAGCGGAAGGTCGGTAAATTTGTACTGGTACCAAAAATCTTTCATATGGATGATTAGAAACAGAAATATAATGGTACCGAGTAAACCCATATTTCGGCTGTACCAAACACTGGCTTTTCCGCGTTTATCGTATGCGTATTTTGTTCCACTGGCGGCGGTATTTTTACGTGTTACCAGTATCGCATAAACGGTATGGCCTATAATCGATGTATACAGGATGTAGGAAATAATCTTAATAATGATGTTACCCGCCAGTAAATTGGAATACCAGTTAAATTGTTCGTGCGCTATTCCGGGATCGAGGAAAAGTTGCAGGTTACCAAGCAGGTGAATGACTAAAAAGAAGCATAAGAACAGGCCTGTTGCAGACATCCATAATTTATGCTGTAGCGAGGTTGTTTTCATAATAATGCAGTTGGTGAATGTTAAAAAAATAAACAATTGGTTTATGCTACCATAAACCAATCACTTTCCACCATAAACCGCCTACTACAAACCAAACGATCAAAAACAATACACTAATAAAAAAGCCTTGCTTCCACCAGTCTTTCATGTCAACATAAGTGCTTCCAAAAAATATAGGAGCGGGGCCATGGGCATAATGGGTTAGCGATCCCATCAAGGTGGCACAGGCCCCAAGAAATATAGCCAGCATGGTGCCCGGTACTCCAACAGATAAACCTACTGCTAAAAATACCGAATACATGGCTGCTGCATGTGCTGTACCGCTGGCAAACATGTAATGACAATAAGAATAAACAAGTATAATAATAGGAAAAGCCATCTGCCAGCTTAAATGTGCCATCTCTGCACCAACCAAATGTCCAAACCAGCCAATAAAACCAAGTGAATTGAGATAAGAACCCATCATTACTAAAGATGAAAACCACACAATGGTATCCCATGCTCCCTTCTCTGATTTAACATCATCCCAGGTGAGTACACCGCAAAGCAATAAAATAGATAAGCCTATCAATGCGCCTGTAGTGGCATCCATGGCAAACAAACTGCCGAAAATCCATAAAACAAGCAAGATGATAAAAGTAGCTACCATTAACCATTCTTGCAGGGTTACAGGTCCCATTTCTTTTAGTTTTGCGGCTGCAATGGCTGGAGCATCTTTTGTGCTTTTAAGTTCAGGCGGGTAAAATTTATACAGAAATAACGGTACCAATAAAAAACAAACTAAGCCCGGTATACCTGCTGCTAAAAACCAGCTACCCCAGGTGATGGTTATCCCAAGGTCTTTTGCAAATTTTTGTGCCATTGGATTACTGGCCGTGGCGGTAAGAAAAATTACCGAAGTAATCATGTTGGCATTATAGCTGCTTAAGGTTAAAAAAGAGCCTATTTTACGGTGTGTGTCGGCTTTTTCTGGTTCCGACCCCATATTAACCGCAATTGATTTCATAATCGGATAAATTACCCCACCAGCCCTTGCGGTATTACTGGGGATGGCAGGCGCCAATATCAAATCGGCAGTATTTAAACCATAGGCCAGTCCAAGAGAACTTTTACCGAAAATGCGGATAAAACTATAGGCCAGCCTTGTACCCAAACCGGTTTTGATAAAACCACGGGCAATAAAAAAGGCCAAACCTATGAGCCATATGGTAGCGTTTCCAAATCCACTCAGTGCATTGGAAATAGATTTAACCGGATCGCCTGGAGCTAAAACCTGTGTAGCAGCGCATAAGGTAATGCCCAACATGGCCATTGTGCCCATAGAAGCTGCTTTAAATATAATGCCTATAATCGTTGCTGCAAAAATGGCCAGTAAATGCCAGGCATTGGGTTTAACGCCTTCGGGTGCAGGGATAAACCAGATAATTAAGCCGATTGCAATGGTAACAAGTAGTGAACGTAAGTTAATTTCTTTCATAGGTTAGGAGTTTAAAAGCGTACCTGAAGTTGGATATAAGCTAGATTTCGGGTGTAGGTTGTAGTTAAGGGGACATCTGTTTTATACAAATCGAGTGCGGCCCCCACCTGGATGGCCGCGTAAAAATCGTCGGCAAATATTAAAGAAACATTTGGGATAATGGTTTGTCTGGGGTATTGGCCAGCTTATAGTTCTCATCAAAATACTCGTATCGCGATGAAAATTCAATGGCCCTCACTCTTGGCAGATTGTACGAATAGCGTAATACCGGAAAAATGTAAAATCCCTGCATGCGTACATTAGATAGTGAAGGTTTTGCCACAAGACCATTAAAAAGTGAAAGATTGGTGCCATTCTTGTATTCACCGCCAAGCGAGAGCTTCCAGCCTCCACCGAGTTTTGTTTGGGTTAATACATCGGCTCCCCAGGCATTGCCGGTGCCCGCCCCCATACTCCCGGTAGCAGCATTTATACCAACAATAAAATATTTCGTAATGCTTGTTTCAATCCGGCCATATACATTCTTCGAGTTATCATTATCGGTGGCCTGGTTTCTGTTATTGCCATTGTACACGCCTGCGTAATATCTTACCGGTAATTGTCCATCACCAGTTACGTTGCCAAATACCGAAAGGCCAATCTGAAAGCTTTGCCAGCCACTAGAGCCAAAGGCATAATATTGGTTGGAGTAATCGAGGGTTCTGATAATATCGACAGGTAAGGCATCTTCGATCCCGAAGAATGGCCTGAACTGCCCGGCCTGCACATTGAAATATTTGCTGAGCGTATATTTAACGTATGCATTCTCCAATACTTTTCCACTGGGATCGCTGTTAAATTCGGCGAAATTGAACATCAGATTGGCTGAGAAATGATCGTTCACAGTACCTTTTACCTGCAGCCTTGCACGCTTAAGCAGAAAGCTGTTGGTAACATGCCCGGTAGCAGACGGATCAAAATTTTTGCCGTTAACATCAACATTTTTAGTAAGCGAACCTACAAATCGGGTTTGTAACAAGCCTGCAAAACTAATTGAACGTTTATATGCAGAAAAATTAGTGATCGTATCCTGATCGAGCCCGCCAATATCTTTTTGCTGAGCCAGCAACGCAAGAGGGGCTATAAATACATAAATGACAATGAGTAGCGAGATTTTTTTCATAGAGCGGGATGATTAATTGCAATTTAAATAAAATTCTAAAAAAATAAAAAAAACAGTTTTTATGGGTTGTTATGTTGGTTTTTTTTGCAATGCATTATTATTCAGTTGATTGATTGTTTTTTTTTTGGTTTATTGGGACTGGAATGAGCTGGATTTTCGTCTGCCTTACCGGCGAAAAAAAATGTGTTCTTTATATTTGAATAGTGTGATTTTTATTTAGAATATACTTTTAAAGTTTAATGGGAATTACCTATCTTCATAATAGCTGCAAAAAAAATACTTTGGGCAAAGTTGGGTTGTTGCTTCATCCCCAGTGTATTAGATGAAATCTGTATATTGTTAAAATAGCCTGAGTAGAAATGAGTAGCCATTAATTTTTGAAAAATTGCTCTCTTTATCGCTTTCATAAAGCTGAGTAAAAATATTTATTCAGATTTAACTATCCCGATCTTTCATGAATTTAACGTACACCTGGACAATCTCAAAGAAAATATTACTCATATTTTTAGTCCTAACCATCATTTCAGCAGGAGCAGCTTTGATTGTGCTCAATACAATAACCGGTAAATTGGGCAGTGTTTCTAAACTGGCTACCAATATAGAGCATAGCCAGTCAGAGCCAGAGCAAATCCTCTTATTAATTCATCATGCAGAGGGCGATTTTCAGGAATCGATGCTCAATGCAGGAAGCAAAAAATATACTTCATATAATACCAAAATATCGAAGGTGTTTTTGATGATTGATACTTTGCTTAAAGCACAGGCAGATACTTCGCAGCTTACCGCATCACAAATTAAAAAGGTTAAGTTTTGGTACAATAAAAAATCGGCATTGTCTGATCAGCTTTATTCGCTTAAGCACAGCTTTGATTCGCTTTTAACCATTTATGCCGATTTTAATAAAGAAGCCAGTAAGGGGTTAAAAGAAAGTACAGTTACCGAGCATAAGTTTGACCGAAATGTTAAAGTAAAACTCGATACCGTACTAAAAGCCAAGCCTGTGGCCAAAAAAGGCTTTTTTAGGCGTTTGAAAGATGCCATAGCCAATAAAAACGAGGTATCCACTGTAGAAATTACTAAAAAAGAAAGTACCAGAGAGGCTACTTTAAGCAAAGAGAAAGAGACCAGTAATAACGACAGAAAAGCATATTTAAATAAGCTTAAATTGCTTCAACGTGAAAATGAGAAGCTTTTAAGTATGCAGAACGAACTGATTATACTCAATAGCCACATCAGCAATGAACTGGAGAATATTATAAATAATGTAAAAGACATCAATTACCAGATGATCGATGAGTTTAAGGTGCTTGCTCTTAAGAATTATCAGGAAACAACTGCCCTCTTAAACAAATTTTATCTCGGTGCGCTTGTTATAATTGTTTTGTTTGCAATCCTGCTGATTATTTTCATTATCAGATTAAACAAGGCTGAGCTTTTGTTGCGCGCTGAAAATGAGGAAGAGGTAAATAAAGCACAGCAAAAAATTGATGAGCTGGTTAAAAAGATCGAGTTGAATGAGCAAGACCGCTCGCCGGTAAAAATGGAGGAGTTGAAAGAGATTGTACAACTCGCAGTTGAAAACAACCCTGCCTTTTTGATTAAATTTAATGAGTTTGATACAGAATTTAGTAGAAAACTGCTCGAAAAAGCGCCTACTTTGGTTGCTGCCGAAATTGAATTCTGTGTATTGCTCAGGCTGAATTTCGAAACCAAAGAAATTGCACGTTACACCAAAACTTCAGTTAGATCGGTAGAAAGCCGGAAATATCGGATCAGAAAAAAACTCGATATTCCTTCAACCGCCGATATCAATATCTGGATGAGCCAGATTTAGTATTTATTAGGGTGTTTTAGCTTTGTTGCTAAAATTCGTCATTGCGAGAAGGCTTTTTGAGCCGACGAAGTCTGCCTGCAGCAGGCAGGCAATCTTACAACGATCACTATTTAGCGAATGCATTAAGATTGCTTCGTTCCTCGCAATGATAAGACTTCTAAGAGCCTCTGTCGAAAAAGCTGTCTAAACACCATGTAAGGTGTTTAGACAGCTTTTTCCAATTTTTTATTGGAAAAAGATTTATATCCAGCCTCGCTAAATAGCCGATTTCCTTGGCCTAATGGCCCGCAATTGTTAACCTGCTCCTTTTGTTCTTGTACCAGACACGGCACATTTGCAATGCCAGTGATGTTAGAATTAAAAACAGACCGATGTAAAAACTGGCAGACAGTACCTTATTTTCTTTATAAATAACAATAGCCAGAAAAATGGTGTAAAGCGGTTCGAGGTTAAAGGTTAGGCTTACCGTAAACGAAGAAATATGCTTAAGAGCATTGATGATTAACAGATACATAACCACCGTACACAGGATTGCTAAAACCAAAAGCCATCCAAAATCGTGTAGCGAAGGCAATAACGAGGTAGTTGGTGTAAAGTATAAGAATACAGGCATAATGAGTGTTAAAGCCAAAACGCCGCCCAACATTTGGTATAGTATAATGGTTTCTCCGCGGTAATTGCCAGCCAGCCGTTCGTTATAAACGGTATACAGCGCCGAAAATATCGACGATATTATGCCCAATATAATGCCAGTTCTAAAGCTGATATCCATCCCGAATATTAAAGCAATGCCGCAAAGGGTAAGGCCGCTTAACAGGAGTTCTTGTATAGAAAGTTTCTTTTTATTGATGGCAGGTTCGAACAGGGCATTGAAAAAACTGGTGAGTGCAAAACATACCACGCCAACCGATATATTTGAATATTTAATACTGCCGTAAAAGAATAACCAATGGAAACCCAGGATAGCTCCCGCAGCTCCCATCTTAATTTTTTCAGATAAACTTGTTTTTTGAAACTTGCCGCTTAGCGTTAAAACAACCAGAATAAAAACTGCTGATATAAATGTTCTGTACCAGCTAATTAAACCCTCGTTTAATGTTATTAAGCGGCCAAATATGCCTGTAAAACCAGCAAGTACCAATGCCAGGTGAAGTTGTATATATGCTTTTTTCATTTTGTTAAGAAAAGTAGTCTACCTTGCGCAACAGGTAGAGGTTAATAATGGGTTAAAGCCAGTAACAGGCTTATTGTTGTTGATAGATTTTAACCATAGCTTATTCAGCCCGATATTATTCCATATTCGGTAAATAGATTGAAAATAGATTTATTGCAGAGATCGATGCCTGTGCCTAAGCACATTGCAGCAGACGGCAATAAGTTTTAACTAAGGCGCTGGAGGCGAAATTACTTTTCTATTCATGATGGTTAGCATTTAATGACCATGTTTTGATGGCTTGCTAAACACGAAAGTAAGCAATTCAGGTTGGCTATCAAAATGAAAAAAAGAAATAGTGGGGTCAGGAGATGGGCTTAACAAGAGCTCTAAATTGAAAAATGGTAGCCTGTCGAAACGTTTTAAAATTGTTTGATAGCGAGCTTCGACAGGCTCAGTATAGTGACTTGTTTTAAACCCTTAATGAACCGCGGAAACCACGTGCTGCATAGTAAGATTCGGCACCGTTATGGTACACAAAAACAGTATTGTAACGGCAATCACAGAATAAGGCTCCACCTAATTTTCTGATGTCGGTAGGTGTTTGCACCCAGCTTGAAGTTTTAGTATCAAATTTACCCAATTGCTGTAAAGACCGGTATTCGGTTTCGGTTAAAAGCGTAATCCCCATGTCTTTTGCCATGTTTACCGCACTGTTGGCTGGTTTATGTTCTTTACGCGCTTCGAGGGCTTCGTGGTCATAACAAATACTGCGGCGGCCTTTCGGGCTTTCGGCTGCACAATCGTAAAAAATGTATTCACCTGTTTTTTCATCATAGCCAAATACATCGGGTTCGCCTCCAGTGTTTTCCATATCATCGAGTATCCACAATTTTGCTTCATTGGCTTTGAGTTTCGTTTTTACTTCATTCCATTTAATGCCTGTATGGCGATTCATGTTTTTCTCAAAACGGGTTTGTAAAATGTTCAATAATTCTTCACGCTGTTCGGGTAATAGTGTTTTGTTTTTCATGTTGGCAGTAATTGTTAAATGTTTAGTCGTCCAGGCCTTTTCCATTCATAATTTGGGGCATGTATTTTTCTACACGTGCTTCGCGGGTTTTGGCTTGTTTAGCTTGCGAAAAGTAGAAAAGATAGCCCCGCTGGCGGCCAGGAGTTAATGCTTCGAAAGCAGCTTTTAAGTCAGGTATACTGTCTAATTTGTGCTGAAATTCGGCAGGTATAGCAAAATCCCCGGTTTTTTTAAATTCTACCTTAAGACCGGCTTTTTCAACTTCGATAGCCTCGTAAATGTAGTTTTTTAATGTAGCCCGCATTTCTGCTATTTCGAGTGCCTTGGTAAAGCGGATTTGTCGTGCCGATTGTACATTTTCTGTTTGCTGAACTAAAATGCCATTCGGATCGCTTAATAAGGCCCCTTTAAAAAACAGAAAGGCACAATATTCTTTAAAATCATGTATTAAAACGATGTTGTTTTGCTGGTAGGTGTAGCACGGGCATCCCCATTTCAATTCCTCAGTAAGGCCACAATCTAACGCAATTGTTCTCAGCTGTTCTGTCGCTGTTTGCCAGTTTTTGGCATTGTTAAAATAAAAATCAACTTTAGGGTTCATGTTATTTTATTCAGTTAGATTGTTGTTAAAGAAAATGCACTTCTCAGTTAAAATAGCTGACTTATGGATTAAAATTAGCAAAAATAATTTTTCTATCCGCAGGCCTGAAATACCACGATAGTGCGGTGAGCATTAGAAGCAATACCGGACCAAAAAGGTCTTTTGTTGCATCGCCCATAGCCAGGTGAGAAAACACAGCGCCCGACATAGCAAAGAAAAAGCCTGCATAAGTCCATTCTTTTAGTAGAGGGAATTTAGGGATCAGCACAGCAATTACGCCTAAAATTTTCCAGATGCCCAATAGGGTGAGGAAGTATACCGGATAGCCGAGGTGTGCCATCATAACGGTTTCTTCCTTCATTTTCAATAACTGCACTATTCCGGTTGCGGTCATTCCCAGTGCCAGCCAAACGGTGGCAATCCAATAAATAATTTTGTTTCTCTTTGTCATGATCGGTTATTTTAGTTGATTAACGATTTGTTGTAAACGGTTGTGTGCCATGTTAATGCCCTGTGCAAAAGGCATGGCCAGGATCTGATCGCGCACCTCAACCGAACGGTATACCACATGCATGGTTAGCTTGCTGGTAGCATCGGTAAGTTTTTCAAATTGTAAGTACTCCAGTTGCACGCCAAAAGGTGTATTTTCCATTTCAAAAGTCCGCGTAATTTGCTGCTCTGGTGTAAATTCATGAATTACCCCGTTAAAGCCATGTTTATTACCCCGTGAGTCGGTGGTTTCGAACTGATAACTGCCATGTTTATGGCTTTCGAGTTTTAATACTTTGGTTCCCATCCATTGTTCTACAATTTCTGGCTCTACATAAGCTTTAAAAAGGAGTTCAACCGGAAGCTCAAATTCTCTGGTAATGAGTATTTCCTGTTTGCCATTTTGGGCATCGATCTTTGTTTTCTGTTCCATGTTAGTCTTTCTTTTTGACTTGATAAGCTTTCATTACTGATTCGAGTTTGTTAAAGCGATCATCCCACATCTGGCGGAAAGGCTCAATAAAATCGGCTACTTCTTTCATTTTTTTTGCATTAATGTAATAGAAAACTTCCCGGCCATTTTGCTTTTGCTCCAGTAGTTCGCATTCGGTAAGGATTTGCAGGTGTTTAGAAACGGTGGGCCGGGCAGTATCGAAATTTGCAGCAATGGCTCCGGCGGTCATTGCCTGCGAGGCCACCAGCAAAAGGATTGCCCTGCGGGTAGGTTCTGCTATGGCCTGGAAAACATCTCTTCTTAAATTCATTATGTAGCTATTTGACTACAAATATATACGTAGCTATTTAACTACGCAAATTTTTATTCATTTATTTTTAATAATGTGCTTCGCTTTCGTTAAAACAGGTACTTATGGGGTGTAATAAAAGAAAAAAGCCCAATAACCGTAAGGCTATTGAGCTTTATAATTGGATTTTAAACAATACTTAAAGTTGTTTTTCTAAAAGCTGCTTAATCTCTTTATTGTCTAAAAAGCCTAAATGTGGGTTAACCACCTTGCCTTCTTTGCTTACCAGCACCTGGTGTGGAATGCCGGTAATTTTAAATTTGTCGGCAAGGTATCGCCAGGCATCATTGTCAAGTCTGTAATGCTGGCCTTTAATGTTGGGTGTCATATTCTGATAAGTAGCAAGTGGCGAGGTTTCGTTTGTGATGTAAACAAAGGCCACATTACTATCTTTCATCTCTTCTTTTAAAGGTTTTATCTCTTTTATTCCATTCAGGCAGGGGCCGCACCAGGTTGCCCAAAAATCAACCAGGATAACCTTGCCAGCATATTTGCCCATAATATTATCAAATATTTTATCGGCTTCAACTTTTGGTGTTTCATTTACAAAATATCCACCAGCAGTTTTATTGATTTCAATCTGCTTTAAGATTTCATTGTTTTTTAGTTCGATATATTCTTTTAAGAAAGGATTGCTAATCTGTTGTTTGGCTAAGGCAAGGTGTTTTGTATCAAGTGGAGTTAGCTGAGATACAACGGGTTCTGTAATATCCTGCGATCGCATTAAATCAATCAAAATGCCCTGCTTAATACCGGTTGCCGAATCTAAAGTTGTGTA is drawn from Pedobacter sp. HDW13 and contains these coding sequences:
- a CDS encoding helix-turn-helix transcriptional regulator, which codes for MNLRRDVFQAIAEPTRRAILLLVASQAMTAGAIAANFDTARPTVSKHLQILTECELLEQKQNGREVFYYINAKKMKEVADFIEPFRQMWDDRFNKLESVMKAYQVKKKD
- a CDS encoding succinate dehydrogenase cytochrome b subunit, whose product is MKTTSLQHKLWMSATGLFLCFFLVIHLLGNLQLFLDPGIAHEQFNWYSNLLAGNIIIKIISYILYTSIIGHTVYAILVTRKNTAASGTKYAYDKRGKASVWYSRNMGLLGTIIFLFLIIHMKDFWYQYKFTDLPLDAKGNKDLYTIVTKAYSELWYVLVYEIALIALGFHLLHGFFSAARTIGIFHPKYVRWIKVLGWVYTATITLGFMAMPVYVYLNSQL
- a CDS encoding porin, which gives rise to MKKISLLIVIYVFIAPLALLAQQKDIGGLDQDTITNFSAYKRSISFAGLLQTRFVGSLTKNVDVNGKNFDPSATGHVTNSFLLKRARLQVKGTVNDHFSANLMFNFAEFNSDPSGKVLENAYVKYTLSKYFNVQAGQFRPFFGIEDALPVDIIRTLDYSNQYYAFGSSGWQSFQIGLSVFGNVTGDGQLPVRYYAGVYNGNNRNQATDNDNSKNVYGRIETSITKYFIVGINAATGSMGAGTGNAWGADVLTQTKLGGGWKLSLGGEYKNGTNLSLFNGLVAKPSLSNVRMQGFYIFPVLRYSYNLPRVRAIEFSSRYEYFDENYKLANTPDKPLSQMFL
- a CDS encoding DoxX family protein; translation: MTKRNKIIYWIATVWLALGMTATGIVQLLKMKEETVMMAHLGYPVYFLTLLGIWKILGVIAVLIPKFPLLKEWTYAGFFFAMSGAVFSHLAMGDATKDLFGPVLLLMLTALSWYFRPADRKIIFANFNP
- a CDS encoding DUF4256 domain-containing protein: MKNKTLLPEQREELLNILQTRFEKNMNRHTGIKWNEVKTKLKANEAKLWILDDMENTGGEPDVFGYDEKTGEYIFYDCAAESPKGRRSICYDHEALEARKEHKPANSAVNMAKDMGITLLTETEYRSLQQLGKFDTKTSSWVQTPTDIRKLGGALFCDCRYNTVFVYHNGAESYYAARGFRGSLRV
- a CDS encoding DMT family transporter; the encoded protein is MKKAYIQLHLALVLAGFTGIFGRLITLNEGLISWYRTFISAVFILVVLTLSGKFQKTSLSEKIKMGAAGAILGFHWLFFYGSIKYSNISVGVVCFALTSFFNALFEPAINKKKLSIQELLLSGLTLCGIALIFGMDISFRTGIILGIISSIFSALYTVYNERLAGNYRGETIILYQMLGGVLALTLIMPVFLYFTPTTSLLPSLHDFGWLLVLAILCTVVMYLLIINALKHISSFTVSLTFNLEPLYTIFLAIVIYKENKVLSASFYIGLFLILTSLALQMCRVWYKNKRSRLTIAGH
- a CDS encoding anion permease, with the translated sequence MKEINLRSLLVTIAIGLIIWFIPAPEGVKPNAWHLLAIFAATIIGIIFKAASMGTMAMLGITLCAATQVLAPGDPVKSISNALSGFGNATIWLIGLAFFIARGFIKTGLGTRLAYSFIRIFGKSSLGLAYGLNTADLILAPAIPSNTARAGGVIYPIMKSIAVNMGSEPEKADTHRKIGSFLTLSSYNANMITSVIFLTATASNPMAQKFAKDLGITITWGSWFLAAGIPGLVCFLLVPLFLYKFYPPELKSTKDAPAIAAAKLKEMGPVTLQEWLMVATFIILLVLWIFGSLFAMDATTGALIGLSILLLCGVLTWDDVKSEKGAWDTIVWFSSLVMMGSYLNSLGFIGWFGHLVGAEMAHLSWQMAFPIIILVYSYCHYMFASGTAHAAAMYSVFLAVGLSVGVPGTMLAIFLGACATLMGSLTHYAHGPAPIFFGSTYVDMKDWWKQGFFISVLFLIVWFVVGGLWWKVIGLW
- a CDS encoding SRPBCC domain-containing protein, with product MEQKTKIDAQNGKQEILITREFELPVELLFKAYVEPEIVEQWMGTKVLKLESHKHGSYQFETTDSRGNKHGFNGVIHEFTPEQQITRTFEMENTPFGVQLEYLQFEKLTDATSKLTMHVVYRSVEVRDQILAMPFAQGINMAHNRLQQIVNQLK
- a CDS encoding sigma-70 region 4 domain-containing protein; the encoded protein is MNLTYTWTISKKILLIFLVLTIISAGAALIVLNTITGKLGSVSKLATNIEHSQSEPEQILLLIHHAEGDFQESMLNAGSKKYTSYNTKISKVFLMIDTLLKAQADTSQLTASQIKKVKFWYNKKSALSDQLYSLKHSFDSLLTIYADFNKEASKGLKESTVTEHKFDRNVKVKLDTVLKAKPVAKKGFFRRLKDAIANKNEVSTVEITKKESTREATLSKEKETSNNDRKAYLNKLKLLQRENEKLLSMQNELIILNSHISNELENIINNVKDINYQMIDEFKVLALKNYQETTALLNKFYLGALVIIVLFAILLIIFIIRLNKAELLLRAENEEEVNKAQQKIDELVKKIELNEQDRSPVKMEELKEIVQLAVENNPAFLIKFNEFDTEFSRKLLEKAPTLVAAEIEFCVLLRLNFETKEIARYTKTSVRSVESRKYRIRKKLDIPSTADINIWMSQI
- a CDS encoding YdeI family protein — translated: MNPKVDFYFNNAKNWQTATEQLRTIALDCGLTEELKWGCPCYTYQQNNIVLIHDFKEYCAFLFFKGALLSDPNGILVQQTENVQSARQIRFTKALEIAEMRATLKNYIYEAIEVEKAGLKVEFKKTGDFAIPAEFQHKLDSIPDLKAAFEALTPGRQRGYLFYFSQAKQAKTREARVEKYMPQIMNGKGLDD